A region from the Azospirillum thermophilum genome encodes:
- a CDS encoding ABC transporter permease subunit — MPRPVLTSLIPVAATALLPVAAAVAVALAIDPDWAETAVRTASGLLVTAVLAVPALVMGTVLGTLVGLHAGLRRPSAAGFTGLLLGWLAPALPGFLIAAAALALVNELGGEPGGGLAGGALGGGTALALGWLVLALPAACQAARLAGPAMDAALDSGPVRMAEGFGYGPREILWHHAAPLALAPVAGGLGTAILALLAGAAAVESLFGLPGAGALLVEASRQGETAAGLLAFAMLSGLSALLRAGARGLQRRLDPRPADPRPADLRAGG; from the coding sequence ATGCCGCGCCCGGTCCTTACCAGCCTGATCCCCGTTGCCGCCACGGCCCTGCTGCCCGTCGCGGCGGCGGTCGCGGTCGCGCTGGCGATCGACCCGGACTGGGCGGAGACGGCGGTGCGCACCGCCTCCGGGCTGCTGGTGACGGCGGTGCTGGCCGTGCCCGCCCTGGTGATGGGGACGGTGCTGGGCACGCTGGTCGGGCTGCATGCCGGGCTGCGCCGCCCCTCGGCCGCCGGCTTCACCGGCCTTCTGCTGGGCTGGCTGGCCCCGGCCCTGCCGGGCTTCCTGATCGCCGCGGCGGCGCTGGCGCTGGTCAATGAACTGGGGGGCGAACCGGGGGGCGGACTGGCGGGCGGGGCGCTCGGCGGCGGAACCGCGCTGGCGCTCGGCTGGCTGGTACTGGCCCTGCCGGCGGCCTGCCAGGCGGCCCGGCTGGCCGGCCCGGCGATGGACGCGGCGCTGGACAGCGGGCCGGTGCGCATGGCCGAAGGCTTCGGCTATGGACCGCGCGAAATCCTGTGGCACCACGCGGCCCCGCTGGCGCTCGCCCCGGTGGCGGGCGGGCTCGGCACCGCCATCCTCGCCCTGCTGGCGGGGGCCGCCGCGGTGGAGAGCCTGTTCGGCCTGCCCGGTGCCGGCGCGCTGCTGGTCGAGGCGTCGCGCCAGGGGGAGACGGCGGCCGGGCTGCTGGCCTTCGCCATGCTGTCGGGCCTGTCGGCCCTGCTGCGCGCCGGGGCGCGGGGCCTGCAGCGCCGGCTCGATCCACGGCCCGCCGATCCCCGCCCGGCCGACCTGCGGGCAGGAGGCTGA